The proteins below come from a single Mya arenaria isolate MELC-2E11 chromosome 6, ASM2691426v1 genomic window:
- the LOC128236815 gene encoding uncharacterized protein LOC128236815 codes for MYEKTLEYSREECERREKFYCEQYGRCISRLLMCNRNDDCPGKEDETWALCYEEKETCERKGKFRCNITDTCVSLSYLCNGLKQCPIFITAQNLCESRGHFFCSSSQMCLSIDKVCDHVADCAEEEDESAKSCRTPTPTPTTTKLSENLVPDLKGDKNNNNVVLIVLSTVLPVLFVTILVLGSYFYIKKARSLCPMMRPATVSQSERTAMFTRRAASSIRRTRSEVIYMDIDEDVGGMYPCHREEKHEYDKVNDRPPCACLKCVRERVTPMLRSHSVRTRIEPLPTGSLYRRTLKVENNIPTVGINKNGEDKTIPLYLDLDAGNDKLKDFDVNRTESENGKEKDEEVVNVTSQIARSENKDGSDVKNTSNDYLHPIASTNSNTLTRPKTNLSGERKQPRPKTIHI; via the exons ATGTATGAAAAAACTCTGGAATACT CTCGAGAGGAGTGCGAGAGACGGGAGAAGTTTTACTGTGAACAGTATGGTAGATGCATAAGCAGGCTTTTGATGTGCAACAGAAATGACGATTGCCCGGGAAAAGAGGATGAAACATGGGCATTATGTTATGAGG AAAAAGAGACGTGCGAGCGAAAGGGAAAATTTCGCTGCAACATAACCGACACCTGTGTCAGCTTGTCATACTTGTGCAACGGATTAAAACAATGCCCAATTTTCATTACAGCACAAAATTTATGTGAGAGTCGAGGACACTTCTTTTGTTCTTCGAGTCAGATGTGCTTGTCAATAGACAAAGTTTGTGATCATGTTGCCGATTGTGCAGAAGAAGAGGATGAGTCGGCCAAATCGTGTCGTACTCCTACTCCCACGCCCACTACAACAA AACTTTCAGAAAACTTGGTCCCAGATCTAAAAggagacaaaaacaacaacaatgtcgTCCTCATTGTTTTGTCAACGGTACTTCCAGTGTTGTTTGTAACCATATTGGTTTTGGGATCGTACTTTTATATCAAGAAAGC ACGGTCCCTATGCCCCATGATGAGACCAGCGACCGTGTCCCAATCAGAAAGAACTGCTATGTTTACCCGTAGGGCAGCCTCATCCATTCGCAGAACCAGGAGCGAAGTCATCTACATGGACATTGACGAAG ATGTTGGAGGAATGTATCCATGCCATCGTGAGGAAAAACATGAATATGATAAAGTCAACGACAGACCACCTTGCGCCTGCTTGAAATGTGTTCGTGAGAGGGTTACTCCAATGCTTCGGAGTCATAGCGTAAGGACTCGCATTGAACCTCTCCCAACTGGAAGTCTCTACAGGAGGACGTTGAAAGTTGAAAACAATATTCCGACGGTAGGAATTAACAAAAATGGAGAGGATAAAACAATACCCCTTTACTTGGATTTGGACGCAGGAAACGATAAATTAAAAGACTTTGATGTAAACAGGACTGAATCTGAAAACGGAAAAGAGAAAGACGAGGAAGTAGTCAATGTAACTTCGCAGATAGCTCGATCTGAGAATAAGGATGGAAGCGACGTCAAAAATACATCAAACGATTACTTGCATCCGATTGCGTCGACTAACTCAAATACACTAACACGTCCCAAGACAAACTTAAGTGGCGAAAGGAAGCAACCGCGCCCAAAGactatacatatttaa